The Arachis ipaensis cultivar K30076 chromosome B07, Araip1.1, whole genome shotgun sequence genomic interval CTTGGCACTAGGGCACTCATGAAGACAATGAAGAATGGATTCAAAACCATTTTGACACCGATGACAAGTGCTAGATAAAGTTAAGCCACGACTCAAACGAAACTTTGCCGTAGGAATAGCGTTATGAAGACTGAGCCAAATCAAGAACTTGTACTTCTTAGGAATATGCAGTCGCCATACCCACAACCAATTATCACGCTCATTCCAGTCAAACTTTCTTTTGGTTAGCCAACTGTACCCACTCCTAACTGAGTAGAGTCTAGAAGATACCACACCCCACGACCAACCCGAACTCTCTCCAGCATCCAAATCCGGATTATAAGCATTCAAATGCTGTTTGACATCTTCTGAAATGTTAGAGAAAACATCATGGAGATTCCATTGACCATCTTTTCAAACGTTTCTAATAGTTAATCAGAGTCAGATATATGTATAAAAGGGACATCTTGAGCAATTGGACCCTCAATACTCCAATTGTCAAACCAAAAAGAATGATCAAGTGATCCAATACACCAAGAGAAGGCATCCTTAAGAGTACCAAAAGCCTTTGAGATACTCTTCCAAACATGAGAAGCGTTGCAAGGGATAGGGCCATCTAAAATTCTCTCATTCCTCAGATACTTCAACCTCAATAGAACAACCCAAGGCTTGTCCTGACAATGAAAAAGTTGTCAAACCAATTTACCAAGTAAAGATATATTAACACACGCAGGATCTCTAACACCCAGTCCACCAAATTTCTTTGGAGTGACCACGGTCCtccaattaacaagagaaagacCTCTGCTATTAACTTGACCCTTCCAAAGGAACTGTCTCATCATAAAAGACAATTTATCGCAAACCCAATTTGGGAAAAAAAGATACCTGCATACGATAGACAGGAATGGATGCTGCAACAGAATTGATCAGGCAAAGTCTCCCTACTTTATTTAAAAGCCTTCCTTTCCAATTAGCTAATCTTCCACTCACCTTTTCAATCACCGAATGAAAAGAAGCCCTACTTGTATaggaatgattaaggttaacTCCAAGATATCGTCTTAAGTCCAAAGCAAAACGTATTGAagaaacactaataaaaatatctcttctacgaGTAGTCACATTTTTTGAACAAAAAGCTTTAGACTTTTCAAGATTTACTTTTATGTCAGATGTCTTACAAAAAATGTTAAGAGAACGCATGACCATTTAAACCTGACTCTTTGTAGCCTGACAGAAAAGTAAGAGATCATTTGCAAGCATCAAATGAGAGAATTTCGGATCACCCCTAGTGACAGAAAATGGTTTCACACACTCTCAACCACCTTATGAAATATATAGTAAACCAGTCTTTTCATACAAAGCACAAATAAGTAAGGAGACATTGGATCATTCTGTCTAAGCCCCTTTATAGGAGCAAAATTATCCAATCTATTCCCATTTCacataatagaaagagatgatgcacggacacaattcataatcaaattatcAGTAATGATAGAAAAATCAAAAGCAATGAGAGTACTCTCCAAAAATTTTCAATTCATCTTATCATAAACTTTTTTAAGATTAATTTTAAAAGCAAGAATACATTTTCTTAAATTTTGTGTGcttcataaaattcaaaattttttggaccacaataatattatcaggaATATCACTACCCAAAATAAAACTTTCTTTTTAAGGACTAAATCACTTTAATTATGTTGTTGCATTGATTCATCAGCATATACATATTTATTTATGAAATTGTATAATTAAAAAGGAAGATGTTTAGCGTATGCATTTCAAGTTGTATAATTAAAAGCCATTTAATTCACATAAGGCTTTT includes:
- the LOC107607701 gene encoding uncharacterized protein LOC107607701, with protein sequence MQFLWKGQVNSRGLSLVNWRTVVTPKKFGGLGVRDPACDKPWVVLLRLKYLRNERILDGPIPCNASHVWKSISKAFDGQWNLHDVFSNISEDVKQHLNAYNPDLDAGESSGWSWGVVSSRLYSVRSGYSWLTKRKFDWNERDNWLWVWRLHIPKKYKFLIWLSLHNAIPTAKFRLSRGLTLSSTCHRCQNGFESILHCLHECPSAKEVWNLLGLYSDNSDLRDWLYRGTRSGDVFLFFSTIWFLWRSRNHNLFNTDDSWSASKVVSLIRSSVREFHPIFAMHQSLSPPSLCLHWVPPPIHSVKLNCDASYFAPFGYAGFDCIIRNSDGCWLKGCTGKIEVCSIFLLNCMRFGEVYF